AACAGCAACAGGGGACGGGTCCCGATCCCGATGCCGGTCAGCCAGAGCCAGGACAGGTAGAGCGCGATCCCCACGCCGATGACGAAGGACAACAGGCCGAAGGAGCCGAACAGGTGGAGCGGCCGCCGGGTGTAATTCGACACGAAGTAAACGGTGAGCAGGTCGAAGAACCCGTGGGTGAACCGTCCCAGGCCGAACTTGCTGCGGCCGTGCTTCCTGGGATGATGCTGCACCGGTGTTTCCGTCACGTGGAAACCGGCCCAGTGCGCCAGCACCGGCAGGTAGCGATGGAGTTCGCCGTAGACGGGAATGGTCTCCACGACGGCCCGGCGATAGGCTTTCAACCCGCAGTTGAAATCGTGCAGCCGCAGGCCGCTGACGATCCCCGTGACCCGGTTGAACAGCTTCGACGGGATGCGCTTGGACAGCGGGTCCTTCCGCGTTTTCTTCCAGCCGGACACCAGGTCGAAGCCCTCGTCCAGCAGGTCGACCATGGCGGGCACTTCCGCGGGATCGTCCTGCAGGTCTCCGTCCATGGTCACGACGACCTCGCCGCGGCTCGCTTCGAAGCCGACGGCCAGCGCCGCGGACTTACCGTAGTTGCGGCGGAACCGGATGGCCCTCACCCGGTCGTCGGCCTCACGAAGCCGGCGCAATTCGTCAAAGGACCCATCCCGGCTTCCGTCGTCGATGAAGAGCACCTCGAAGGACTTTCCCGATGGCTCGAGGGCCGCCACGATGCGCTTATGGAGCTCCCGCAGGCTCTCCGCCTCGTTGAACAGGGGAATCACGACGGTGATGTCCATCTGCTCCTCCATGTTATCCGCTATCGCCGGATCGTCACGCGGCATCGGTGCCTTCCTCCATGGATCGCCGGATCATCTGCAGCGTCTGCCTGGCCGTGTTTTCCCAGGTGTAAAGCCTGCTCCTCGCCACGGCATTCCCGGCGAGCCGTTCGCGTTTTTCGCGGTCGTGCAGCAGATCAATCAACGCGCGCGCCATGGCCTCCCGGTCCCCGAGCGGGACCAGCACGCCCGTTTCCCCGTCGACCACGGCGTCCCGGAGTCCGGACACCCGGGCAGCCACGACCGGCACGCCGCAGGCATTGGCCTCGATCACGGTTATGCCCCATCCTTCCTTGCTCGAGGGATAGGCCGCCACCTCGGCACGGGTCAGTAGACGCAGTTTTTCTTCCTCGGAAACGAAACCCGTGAATCGCACTGCATCGTCCAGGCCCGTGGACCGCGTCAATGCCTCGAGCGCACGCCGCCGGTCGCCCGTGCCCACGATCACCAGGCGCGCATCGGGAACCTCCTCGCGGACGATCGCCATGGCCTGGATCAGGTGGTCCACGTTCTTGTACTTCTTGAGGCGGCCGAGGTATATGACCAGTCCGGGTTCCTTTCGGTCCGGAGCGGCCGGCGCATCCTTCTGTTCCTGAGCGGCCGTTGCGCCCGTGTTCGCGGCGTCCAGAAACCGGCTGTCCAACCCGTTGTGCACGACGCTGATCCGGTCCGCCGCGACCCCCATCCTGACGAGTTCGTCCCGGGTGCTTTCGGAGACCGCCTCGAAGAGGCAGCGGCGGTACACCCGGGGTATCAACCGTTCCATGAAGTACAGGTAGGTCGCAAGCACCGGGTTGATTTCCCGGTAGAACGTGGTCCCGAAAAGATGGTGAAGCAGGACCATCAGCGGGGGGCCGTCCAGAAACCAGGGCAGCAGTGCCGGGATCTTGTTGATGTCTTCGATGACGACGTCGAAGGACCGTTGAGCCAGGTGTCTTCGATAGTACCAGGGCGCAGTCAGGTTGAACGTCCATTTCCCGCCGTGACGGATAACGTCGATCCCGTCGATCCGCTCGGATTCCGCCGCGCCGGGAAACCGGCTGCAGAGCAGAGCGACCTCGTTCCCCCATGCGGCAATCCGAGAGAAGGTCTCGTGCAGGTGTACTTCGGCGCCGCCCGCTTCCGGGTTGCGGATATCCCTCCAGTTTATGACCAGAATGCGCATTGGACTGAACCGGCGGGTGGGCGGCCTCAGGGAAATCCGGCCCCGGGACGCGGCCCGGCCTCAGGGCACGCTCGCATCGCCGCGCCTAGGGTCCGCGCTCATCGCCGGCTTCCTTGAGATCCTCGATCATGTCCTGTACGACCGTATCGCCCGGAGCGATCCGCTGCCACCTTTCCAGCGTTTCAAGCATGCGGTCCGAATCATCCATCCGGAAATAGAGATTCACCAGTTGATCGTATCCCGTGGCATATTCAGGATGGGCCGAAACGCCCCGTTCCAGCAGTTCGGCGGCCTCCGCCTCGCGGCCCAGTCTCCGCAGGGACTGGCTCAGGATGGTATATCCGTCGAAGGTACTGAAATCCCCGGCCAGTTCCGACGCAAGGCCCTCAACACCGGCAAACTCGCCCTGGTCGGCATTGAACTGGATGAGCATCAGCCGTTCAAGCGCGCCGTTCGTGATGTCGTACTCCAGGTACTTCTCCATGGTCTCGATGGCCTGGTCAGGCCGCCCGCGTCGCCACTGGTTCAGCGCCAGTTGATGGAAGGACACGGTGTAGTTCCGCAGGAGGGTGCGGATCTGCGGGTCCTTGTAGACCTCGGGATCCGCTATACCGCGGTACTGGTAGACGTTCCAGAGGTTGTGCCGGGTCCGCTCCACGTCCATCAGGTCCGGATCGGGATCCGGGAGGACCCGCCAGACCATGCCTTCCAGCTGCATGTAATCGTCCAGGGCCACGTCGTTCTCCGGCGAGACGGTCACAGCGAAGAATACGGGTTTTTCCCAGTTGTTCTGCTCCAGGATGTGCAGGATCATCAGATCCTGTACCCTGAGATATCCGATGTCCTCTCCCAGCATGCCGGCCGGGGGCACGGTCCACGTAATGCCCGCGTGATTCACCTCCCGTTCCTCCCAGCCCTGGATGCTCAGCATGTCGATGGTCTCGTCGGCCAGGGTGATGGGTACCCTGGGTTCCAGGTGCTTCAGTTGCTTGATGTACCAGTTCGTGTTGAGGAGGCTGAGATTGATTACCCGCACGTCCTTGCGGATGCCTTCCACCTCCTGGAGGAACCAGAGCGTGAAGGTGTCGTTGTCGCCGTTCGTGAAGATGAGACTGTTCTCGTCGCAGGACTGCAGCATGTTGTAGGCGTAGTCGTAGGGTATGTAATTGCCTTCCCGGGAGTGGGACTCGTAATGGTAGGCAAAGGGGACCAGGGGCAGTGCGGTCATCAGCACGGCGATACCGGCCGTTCCCTTGTCCACGGGCAGCCGCAGCCGGCCCAGCCAGACGCCGACCTGGTTCAGCAGAGACCGGACGCCGATGCCCATCAGCACCGCGGCGAATACGAAGGCCGGGGTGTAGAAGTAGTCCCGGATGCGGACCTCCCGTTGTATGCCGCGCGAACCGTCCGAAAAGTTCATGTAGAGGATGAGCCCGATGCTGCAGATCAGCAGCATGGCGCCCAGGAAGACCGTGCTGCGGTGGTCCCGCTCCGCCTGGGAGACGATGCCCAGGACGACCAGCAGAACGGGGAAGAGCCAGAAGGGAAAGGACGGGGCGCTGAACTGACGGGAAAAGAACCGCCAGAATCCCATGTTTTCTCCGTTTCCGAACTGGGAGGACCAGCTGCCCTTTCTGTTGAGCATCGATTCGAACATGCTTTCCTGGCCGTACTGCTTGCGTTCCAGGAATCCTTCGAAGTTCTGCCAGGTCGACGGATCGTTCTCGTTGATGATAGGCTGCTGGGCCGCCCGGATCGGCACGTAGAAGTTCACGGAATAGCCCAGTACGGCGAGAAAGAGCACTACCGTCCAGAACGGCCACTTGTAGCGCCCGGGATCGTCGGCCGTGGCCGAGACCAGGGCCAGGGCCGCGCTCACCAGCGCCAGGCTGAACATCACCGTGCCGAACGTGGCCTCGAATCCGCAGATTACGATCAGCGGGAGTCCGTTGTATGCGCCCACGCCTTCCATGCCGAAGAACACCACGGCGACGGCGAAGATGCACAGCAGCGCCAGGTAACCCCACGGCAGCCGCCCCCTGGTGAGGACCAGTCCGGCAATAGCGAGGGGTACCGTGACGAAAAACACGTCGATGGAAGCCACGACGCTGAACAGGATCAGGCCCATGGCCGCGCAAAGCAGCACCAGCTTCCGGTTCGAACGGATGACCCGGTCCGTGAAGACCACGCAGAGGAACGCGGCCGGCAGAATCAGCATGGTGAACATGTGCACGGCGATGCCGAGAAAAGCCAGGTAACCGACCAGGAAGAGATAACGCTCGCTGCCGTTATGCTCGTGCCGTTCGATCCAGTGCAGCATCAGCCAGGTACAGGCCATCATGCACAGCATGGAGAGCGCGTAGACCTCGGCTTCCACCGCGTTGAACCAGAACGTATCGGAGAAGGCCAGCAGAAGCCCGCCCGTCAACGCGCTGCAGCAGACGGCCAGGCTTTCGTAGAGGGACAGTCCGTCCCGGTCCCGATTGAGTGTAACCGCCTTCACGATAACCAGGTAAACGGCCGTCACCGTGAGCGCGCTGAAGAGGCACGAGGAGAAATTCACCAGCCAGGCGATGCCCAGGCCCAGGTCGGGCAGTACGGTGAAGAGCCGGCCGATCAGGATGTAGAGCGGGGATCCCGGCGGATGGGGTATGCCCAGGATATAGGATGCCGCGATGAATTCGCCGCCGTCCCAGAAGGGCACCGTCGGCGCGATGGTCTTGGTGTACACGGCCAGCGACACGATGAACGCCATCGCCATGCCGGCCATGGAAACAACACGATAGGCAACCATGTGCTCGAAATCCTCAGTCAGTCTTCAGTCACCGGCCGAATTCAAGCCGCTCGGCGAGCAGGTCCGGCAGGCCGGCCTCGCGAATCTTCCGTTGCGCGGATTCCAGGTCGTAGGGCACCCGCTTTATCTCGATCTGCTTCATCTCCGTATCGTATACGCAGTACGCCGCCCGGGGGTCCCCGTCCCGCGGCTGGCCCACGCTGCCCACATTCACGATGTATCTACGCTCTGATGCCAGTTCAAGTGCGGACGGCGGGATCTGTCTGCTGCGGTCCTCCGCGTTCCGCTTCTCGAATATCATCGGCGCGTGTGTGTGACCAAGTGCGCAAAGCGCCACACCGGCGGGCATCGCATCGAAGGCTTCGTCGGCCTGCCATGATGACGTCAGGTAGATCCATTCCTCCGGACGGACCGGGCTCGCGTGGACGATAAAGATATCATCGTTCCGCCAGATATAGGGCAACCCTCCCAGGTAGCGCCGGCCGTCGGGCGTAAGCTGCCGCCGTGTCCACAGCGCCGCTTCCGCCGCATAGGGGTTGAACGTGGAGATATCCAGCTTCCCGATCGCGGCATGGTCGTGATTGCCCACGATCACGTCCGTCGTCAGTCCGGTAACGCGGTCGAGGCACACATTGGGACTGGCGCCGTAACCAACGATGTCACCCAGACAGAGGTAACGGCCGATACGCTCACCGGCCATCGCTTCGAGTACGGCATCCAGCGCTTCCAGGTTCCCGTGTATGTCGGACAGAATGCCGTATCGCACGTCGAGGTTTCGTTTCCTGTGTATGCGCCGGCAAGCCGATCGGGCGGGATCAGGCCTGGTCCGCCGCCGTGAGATGTCTCGCGGCCACGGCGTCCAGGACGCCATTGACGAACCCGCCTGACTGTTCCGTGCTGTACTTTTTGGCCAGTTCGATCGCTTCGTTGATGGATACAGCGGTCGGTATATCAAGAAAAGCGATGAGCTCGCAGGCGCCCAGCCGGAGGATGCAGTCGTCGATGCGGGCCACGCGGTCCCGGTCCCAGTGCCGCACCACCGCGGTGATGTGACCGTTCACGATCTCTTCGTGCCGCAGCAGTTGATCAATCAGCGCTTCGGCGAAACCCCGGGCGTTCTCGGACGCCAGGGACCAGCCGGGAAGCCCGGGAAGGGCCTTGCCGGGATCCCCCCCGGTCTGTTCGGCGAGGTAGAGCGACTGCAGTGCCAGTTCACGGCCCAGGCGACGTTCCCCCGCGCGTGCGTTCACTCCGGATCCCCTGGTCCGCCTGGTCCGCCTGGTCCGCCTGGTCCGCCCGGGCCGTTTAGCCGGCGCATCACGTCCGCCATTTCCAGGGCGGCCAGCGCGGCGTCCCAACCCCGGTTGCCCGCCTTCGTACCCGCCCGTTCGATGGCCTGTTCGAGGTTCTCCGTGGTCAGCACGCCGAAGATCACCGGCACCCCGGTGTCCCGGGCCGCGGCGGCGATCCCGCTGGCCGCTTCCCCGGCCACGTAGTCGAAGTGGGGGGTGGCGCCGCGGATGACGCATCCCAGGCAGATCACGGCGTCATAATGCCCGCTTGCCGCCATGTTCCGGGCCACCAGGGGAATCTCGAAAGCGCCCGGCACCCAGACCACGTCGATCCGGTCTTCATCCACTCCGTGGCGGTTAAATCCATCCAGCGCGCCCTTCATCAGGGACTCGGTGATGAACCCGTTGAAACGACCGGCCACGATGCCGTACCGGTCGTCTCCTCCGTTCTCCAGGCTGCCTTCAATGGTTCTCGTCACGCAGGTACTCCTTGCGGATTGCTTTCGGCCGCGCGGCCACGGCGGCCACGGCGGCGCAGCACGCACACATCAAAGCAGGCTGTCGAATCCGACGTCGTCCGGCGGCTCTTCGAGGTCGAGCAGGTGGCCCAGCTTGCCGCGCTTGGTCTTGAGATAGCCCACGTTGTAACTGTTCGGAAAAGTCTGCAGCGGGACGCGTTCGGTCACCTCGAGTCCGTACCCCTCGATCCCGAACCGTTTCGACGGGTTGTTGGTCATGATTCGGATCGTGGTCAGGCCCAGGTCCGCCAGGATCTGGGAACCGATCCCGTAGTCGCGCGCGTCCACGGGCAGGCCCAGCGCCAGGTTCGCTTCCACCGTGTCATGGCCCTGGTCCTGGAGGGCGTAGGCCCTGAGCTTGTTGGCCAATCCGATGCCCCGTCCCTCCTGGCGCATGTACAGGAGCACGCCGCTGCCTTCGTCGCTGATGCGCTTGAGCGCCTGCTGAAGCTGGTCACCGCAATCGCATCGCATGGAACCGAAAACATCCCCCGTGAGACACTGGGAGTGCACGCGGACGAGCACGTTCGGCTCACCGTCCACGTTGCCCTTGACCAGGGCGACGTGGTGGTCGCCGGTCAACTGGTCCTCGTACAGGTGGGACTCGAATTCCCCGTGCCTGCTGGGGATGGTCGTGGTGACCACACGCTTGACAAGTTTCTCGCTGCGCCGGCGGTACTCGATCAGGTCCTTGATCGTGATGATCTTCAGGTCGTGCTCGTTCGCGATCTCGACCAGCCGGGGCAGGCGGGCCATGGACCCGTCGTCGTCCATGATCTCGCAGAGCACGCCGGCGGGATAGAGACCGGCCAGCTTCACCATGTCGACCGTGGCCTCGGTGTGTCCGGCCCGGCGCAAGACGCCGCCGTCGAAGGCCTGCAGCGGGAAGATGTGGCCTGGGCGCGCCAGGTCGTCGGGCCTGCTTTCCGGACGGACGAACACCTGGACCGTCTCGGCGCGGTCCGCCGCGGAAATGCCCGACGTGGTACCATTCACGGCATCGACGGATACGGTGAAGCGCGTGCTGTGCAACGCCGTATTGACCTCTTCGCCGACCATGGCGGGCACCTTCAGTTCTTCCAGGCGTTCGCGCGTGGTCGGAAGGCAGATCAGTCCACGGCCGTACCGGGCCATGAAATTGATGGCCGCCGGTGTCGTTCTTTCGGCGGCCATGATGAAATCGCCTTCGTTTTCGCGGTCTTCGTCGTCGATGACAATCAGTATGCGCCCGGACTTGATCTCCTCGACCGCTTCCGGGATGGAACAATAGGGGTACGACATGCTCAATAACCGTATTTTTCGGTCGCCCGGTCTCGGCGGATCCCGAATCTGTTCTCGAACCGCCGCCGGGTCTTGCCAACGCTACATGCGCTCTTTCAACCAGGATTCGGTGATGGGTGACGGACCCGGGTGCGCTCCCCGGTCCGTATCGCTGCCGGCATGCAGAAGGGACGCGACGTACCGGCCGATCATGTCCACTTCTATGTTCACCTCGTCACCGATCTGCCTGCCGCCGAACGTCGTAATCGACGCGGTGTGCGGGATGATCGATACGGCGGCCAAACTACCCGTCAGACCGGCAATTGTCAAGCTTATTCCATCCAGTGCGATGGACCCTTTCTCGATGACGAAGGGCGTCAGATCGTCCGGTATTTCCACCTCGTACCACAGGCTGTTGCCCCGTTCTTCCCGCGCCGCGATGCGTCCCACGCCGTCCACGTGCCCCTGGACCAGGTGGCCGTCTATCCGGTCCGAAAGACGCAGCGGCCGCTCCAGGTTGACCTGATGCCCGGCCTTCAGGCTTCCGAAGGTCGTCCGGGAGACCGTTTCGGGTACGAGTTCCACAGAGAATATCTCGCCTGTGGTGTCCACGACGGTCAGGCAGACGCCGTTGACGGCGACGCTGGCGCCCTGCGCAAAGTCCGGCGCCATGGACGGCGCCTCCACGGTGAGCTTGAGGCCGCACGTTTTCTCGCCCGCGCCCTCGTTCCCACCCGCGGCGTTTTCGCCCGCGTCCCGGTCCAGCGATTCCAGCGACCGGACAACACCCGTGGTTTCAACGATACCCGTGAACATGGTTCATACTCCGTGCCAGGTTCATGCTACGTGCCTGCCGGCGCCTATGACCTCCACAGACGCGGCGGCCAACTGCCCAGGACCTCATCAAGCGCGGCTGCCGGCTGCCCACAACCTCTTCAGGCATACCCCGGCGTGCCCGTGACGAGGAAATCGCTCTCCAGTTGCTCCACCTGCGTATCGTTCAGTTGGATCGCCTTTGAAAGGTCGTCCAGTGCCAGGTCGGCGATCGATGGGATCCCTGCGCCCAGTATGCGAGGCGCGACGAAGCAGGCGATCCGGTCGACGGCGCGTTCCCGCAGGAAGGAAGCGGCCACGCGGCTGCCGCCTTCCACCATGAGGGTCACGATCCCGGCCTGGCCAAGCGCCGACTTGAGTGGGTCAATTGGAATGAGTCCGTCTCCACCAGGCAATACCAACACCTCGGCGCCCGCACCTTTCAATCCGTCAACCCGATCCGCGGGCGCGTTCTCCGCTACGCACACGATCGCCGGCGCATCGCCGTTCAATACCTGGGCTTCCAGCGGAGTGCGGGCCCGGCTGTCGAGCACGATTCGACGGGGCTGGCGGCCGTCCACGTGCCGGACGGTGAGCCGCGGGTCGTCCGCCAGTACGGTGTCGATACCCACCAGCACGGCGTCCGCCCGGCTGCGCATCTGGTGGACCCGTTTCCGCGCGGCCTCCCCGGTGATCCATTTCGAATGGCCGTTCCTTGTGGCGATGCGTCCGTCCAGCGTCTGGGCGAGCTTGAGCAGCACGAAGGGTTGGCCGGTTTCCCGGTGGCGCACGTAGGCCGCGTTCAGTTCCTGCGCTTCCGCTTCCAGCAGGCCCGTCTCCACGGTCATGCCGGCGGCCCGCAGCCGCTCGATCCCCTTGCCGGACACGCGCCGGTCCGGATCGGCCATGGCGACGTGGACGCGGGCGATGCCCGATGCGATGATCGCGTCCGTGCACGGCGGCGTACTGCCCTGGTGGCAGCAGGGTTCCAGGGTAACGTACAGCGTGGCGCCCTGCGCGCGGCCGCCGGCCTCCTCGAGCGCCTGCGGTTCGGCGTGCCGCCCGCCGTACTCCCGGTAGTACCCCTCGCCCAGGACAACGCCGTTGCGGACGACCACGGAACCCACCATGGGATTGGGACTGGTACGCCCTGCTCCCCGCGCCGCGAGGTCCAGCGCCTGGCGCATGAATACCGCGTCATGGTCCGATTTCGTCATGGCGTAAGCTAGGGAATTCGCGAAGAGGGTGTCAAGGCCTTTTGCCCTTGACAACGGGGGATTCGGCCCCTAGTTTGCGCCAGATTGTCGGCGAGAACCGAACCGCAGAAAGGAGACTTCGATGGCCACCCTGCCGGAGGCCGAATACATCTGGTTCAATGGGAAACTGGTATCCTGGCAAGACGCGAAGATCCATGTGCTTTCTCACGTGGTGCATTACGGTTCGAGTTTCTTCGAAGGCATGCGCTGCTATAAGACGAATCAGGGCTCCGCGGTGTTCCGCCTCCAGGAGCATGTGGACAGGCTCTTCGACTCCTGCAAGATCTACCGGGTGGAAATCCCCTACTCCCCAGCGGAAATCAGCGAGGCCGTCCTGGAAACCATCCGGTCCAACAAGCACGCTTCCTGTTACGTCCGGCCCGTCGTCTACCGCGGGTACGGCCTGCTGAGCGTCGACCCCCTGGGATGCCCCGTGGAAGTTGCCATCGGGACCTGGGACTGGGGCGCCTATCTCGGCGACGACGTAATGGAAAACGGCGTGGACGTGTGCATCTCGTCCTGGACCCGTCCCGCGCCCAATACCCACCCCGCCCTCTCCAAGGCCGGCGGGAACTACCTCAATTCCCAGTTGATCCGCATGGAGGCCATCGAGAACGGGTACAGCGAAGGCATCGCGCTGAACACCGACGGGCTGATCAGCGAGGGAAGCGGCGAGAACATCTTCGTCGTGAAGGAGGGCCGGGTCATCACGAACAGCCTGGCCGCCTCGGTCCTCGGCGGCATCACGCGCAACTCCGTCATGACGCTCGCCCAGGACGCCGGGTTCGAGGTCGTCGAACAGGACATTCCCCGGGAAATGCTCTACATCGCCGACGAGGTCTTCTTCGTGGGCAGCGCCGTGGAGGTGACGCCGGTCCGGTCCATCGACCGCATCACCGTGGGAGGCGGGTCTCGCGGTCCGGTCACGAAGGAGATCCAGGACCGTTTCTTCGCTGTCACGACAGGCGAAGGCGAGGATACCCACGGCTGGCTGACCTACGTGTGACCTTCCGCGCGACAGTTGTCCGGTTTCCGGCGGGCAAGTAAAACCCTACCCCAACCACACCGGGTGATCCGCGCCCCGGTTTTCGTATCCGTCCGTCAGCATGCGCGCATTGCCGCCGTCGGCATCGACCAACCAGATGGCGCCAGGTGACCCCACCTCGGCGCGGCAGAAGGCGAACTGCGAGCCATCCCGCGACCAGGCGGACCGGAAGTTCCATACCATGGGTTCGTAGGGAATAAACTCCGATTCCTCTCCCGAAAACGGATCGAGCAGGCAGATGGCGGTGCCGCCGCGGGCGTCTTCCGGATAGTAGTCCCGGTTGAAATGGTCGGTGTCCGGCCGTTGCGCCTGGTACGGCCAGGCCGTCCGGGAGCCGGGCTCCGCGCGGGTGTAGGTGACCCTTTTCCCGTCCGGCGTCCACTGGGCGATGTTGGAACCGCTGCCCCGCGAGTCCGGGCTTCCATAGGACGTGGC
The sequence above is drawn from the Gemmatimonadota bacterium genome and encodes:
- a CDS encoding metallophosphoesterase family protein codes for the protein MASWTPWPRDISRRRTRPDPARSACRRIHRKRNLDVRYGILSDIHGNLEALDAVLEAMAGERIGRYLCLGDIVGYGASPNVCLDRVTGLTTDVIVGNHDHAAIGKLDISTFNPYAAEAALWTRRQLTPDGRRYLGGLPYIWRNDDIFIVHASPVRPEEWIYLTSSWQADEAFDAMPAGVALCALGHTHAPMIFEKRNAEDRSRQIPPSALELASERRYIVNVGSVGQPRDGDPRAAYCVYDTEMKQIEIKRVPYDLESAQRKIREAGLPDLLAERLEFGR
- the nusB gene encoding transcription antitermination factor NusB, producing MGRRAGRPGNGGRDAPAKRPGRTRRTRRTRRTRGSGVNARAGERRLGRELALQSLYLAEQTGGDPGKALPGLPGWSLASENARGFAEALIDQLLRHEEIVNGHITAVVRHWDRDRVARIDDCILRLGACELIAFLDIPTAVSINEAIELAKKYSTEQSGGFVNGVLDAVAARHLTAADQA
- a CDS encoding DUF2723 domain-containing protein, with amino-acid sequence MVAYRVVSMAGMAMAFIVSLAVYTKTIAPTVPFWDGGEFIAASYILGIPHPPGSPLYILIGRLFTVLPDLGLGIAWLVNFSSCLFSALTVTAVYLVIVKAVTLNRDRDGLSLYESLAVCCSALTGGLLLAFSDTFWFNAVEAEVYALSMLCMMACTWLMLHWIERHEHNGSERYLFLVGYLAFLGIAVHMFTMLILPAAFLCVVFTDRVIRSNRKLVLLCAAMGLILFSVVASIDVFFVTVPLAIAGLVLTRGRLPWGYLALLCIFAVAVVFFGMEGVGAYNGLPLIVICGFEATFGTVMFSLALVSAALALVSATADDPGRYKWPFWTVVLFLAVLGYSVNFYVPIRAAQQPIINENDPSTWQNFEGFLERKQYGQESMFESMLNRKGSWSSQFGNGENMGFWRFFSRQFSAPSFPFWLFPVLLVVLGIVSQAERDHRSTVFLGAMLLICSIGLILYMNFSDGSRGIQREVRIRDYFYTPAFVFAAVLMGIGVRSLLNQVGVWLGRLRLPVDKGTAGIAVLMTALPLVPFAYHYESHSREGNYIPYDYAYNMLQSCDENSLIFTNGDNDTFTLWFLQEVEGIRKDVRVINLSLLNTNWYIKQLKHLEPRVPITLADETIDMLSIQGWEEREVNHAGITWTVPPAGMLGEDIGYLRVQDLMILHILEQNNWEKPVFFAVTVSPENDVALDDYMQLEGMVWRVLPDPDPDLMDVERTRHNLWNVYQYRGIADPEVYKDPQIRTLLRNYTVSFHQLALNQWRRGRPDQAIETMEKYLEYDITNGALERLMLIQFNADQGEFAGVEGLASELAGDFSTFDGYTILSQSLRRLGREAEAAELLERGVSAHPEYATGYDQLVNLYFRMDDSDRMLETLERWQRIAPGDTVVQDMIEDLKEAGDERGP
- a CDS encoding 6,7-dimethyl-8-ribityllumazine synthase, producing the protein MTRTIEGSLENGGDDRYGIVAGRFNGFITESLMKGALDGFNRHGVDEDRIDVVWVPGAFEIPLVARNMAASGHYDAVICLGCVIRGATPHFDYVAGEAASGIAAAARDTGVPVIFGVLTTENLEQAIERAGTKAGNRGWDAALAALEMADVMRRLNGPGGPGGPGGPGGPGDPE
- a CDS encoding glycosyltransferase family 2 protein, whose protein sequence is MDITVVIPLFNEAESLRELHKRIVAALEPSGKSFEVLFIDDGSRDGSFDELRRLREADDRVRAIRFRRNYGKSAALAVGFEASRGEVVVTMDGDLQDDPAEVPAMVDLLDEGFDLVSGWKKTRKDPLSKRIPSKLFNRVTGIVSGLRLHDFNCGLKAYRRAVVETIPVYGELHRYLPVLAHWAGFHVTETPVQHHPRKHGRSKFGLGRFTHGFFDLLTVYFVSNYTRRPLHLFGSFGLLSFVIGVGIALYLSWLWLTGIGIGTRPLLLLSVFLMVLGIQLVSMGLIAEMIAHQARRTEDYAVRERLG
- a CDS encoding bifunctional 3,4-dihydroxy-2-butanone-4-phosphate synthase/GTP cyclohydrolase II; the encoded protein is MSYPYCSIPEAVEEIKSGRILIVIDDEDRENEGDFIMAAERTTPAAINFMARYGRGLICLPTTRERLEELKVPAMVGEEVNTALHSTRFTVSVDAVNGTTSGISAADRAETVQVFVRPESRPDDLARPGHIFPLQAFDGGVLRRAGHTEATVDMVKLAGLYPAGVLCEIMDDDGSMARLPRLVEIANEHDLKIITIKDLIEYRRRSEKLVKRVVTTTIPSRHGEFESHLYEDQLTGDHHVALVKGNVDGEPNVLVRVHSQCLTGDVFGSMRCDCGDQLQQALKRISDEGSGVLLYMRQEGRGIGLANKLRAYALQDQGHDTVEANLALGLPVDARDYGIGSQILADLGLTTIRIMTNNPSKRFGIEGYGLEVTERVPLQTFPNSYNVGYLKTKRGKLGHLLDLEEPPDDVGFDSLL
- the ribD gene encoding bifunctional diaminohydroxyphosphoribosylaminopyrimidine deaminase/5-amino-6-(5-phosphoribosylamino)uracil reductase RibD, with the translated sequence MTKSDHDAVFMRQALDLAARGAGRTSPNPMVGSVVVRNGVVLGEGYYREYGGRHAEPQALEEAGGRAQGATLYVTLEPCCHQGSTPPCTDAIIASGIARVHVAMADPDRRVSGKGIERLRAAGMTVETGLLEAEAQELNAAYVRHRETGQPFVLLKLAQTLDGRIATRNGHSKWITGEAARKRVHQMRSRADAVLVGIDTVLADDPRLTVRHVDGRQPRRIVLDSRARTPLEAQVLNGDAPAIVCVAENAPADRVDGLKGAGAEVLVLPGGDGLIPIDPLKSALGQAGIVTLMVEGGSRVAASFLRERAVDRIACFVAPRILGAGIPSIADLALDDLSKAIQLNDTQVEQLESDFLVTGTPGYA
- a CDS encoding glycosyltransferase family 4 protein → MRILVINWRDIRNPEAGGAEVHLHETFSRIAAWGNEVALLCSRFPGAAESERIDGIDVIRHGGKWTFNLTAPWYYRRHLAQRSFDVVIEDINKIPALLPWFLDGPPLMVLLHHLFGTTFYREINPVLATYLYFMERLIPRVYRRCLFEAVSESTRDELVRMGVAADRISVVHNGLDSRFLDAANTGATAAQEQKDAPAAPDRKEPGLVIYLGRLKKYKNVDHLIQAMAIVREEVPDARLVIVGTGDRRRALEALTRSTGLDDAVRFTGFVSEEEKLRLLTRAEVAAYPSSKEGWGITVIEANACGVPVVAARVSGLRDAVVDGETGVLVPLGDREAMARALIDLLHDREKRERLAGNAVARSRLYTWENTARQTLQMIRRSMEEGTDAA
- a CDS encoding riboflavin synthase, with amino-acid sequence MFTGIVETTGVVRSLESLDRDAGENAAGGNEGAGEKTCGLKLTVEAPSMAPDFAQGASVAVNGVCLTVVDTTGEIFSVELVPETVSRTTFGSLKAGHQVNLERPLRLSDRIDGHLVQGHVDGVGRIAAREERGNSLWYEVEIPDDLTPFVIEKGSIALDGISLTIAGLTGSLAAVSIIPHTASITTFGGRQIGDEVNIEVDMIGRYVASLLHAGSDTDRGAHPGPSPITESWLKERM
- a CDS encoding branched-chain amino acid transaminase, yielding MATLPEAEYIWFNGKLVSWQDAKIHVLSHVVHYGSSFFEGMRCYKTNQGSAVFRLQEHVDRLFDSCKIYRVEIPYSPAEISEAVLETIRSNKHASCYVRPVVYRGYGLLSVDPLGCPVEVAIGTWDWGAYLGDDVMENGVDVCISSWTRPAPNTHPALSKAGGNYLNSQLIRMEAIENGYSEGIALNTDGLISEGSGENIFVVKEGRVITNSLAASVLGGITRNSVMTLAQDAGFEVVEQDIPREMLYIADEVFFVGSAVEVTPVRSIDRITVGGGSRGPVTKEIQDRFFAVTTGEGEDTHGWLTYV